In Chitinophaga nivalis, a single genomic region encodes these proteins:
- a CDS encoding UpxY family transcription antiterminator has translation MHIKERHSRNTEMRWFIAYTFPKAEHKAAEKLQAMDVTCFLPLHKVVRVWSDRKKVMSVPLFPNYIFIYTTLSRLSELLRFRELVSFVTFDGEAVTVKESLVNSLKMVMGYEVTVETFRHHPGTPVKIIEGPLAGVEGILEKYKGTSRLTLQIQALHRTVSVEVSCDTVIIA, from the coding sequence ATGCATATAAAGGAAAGACATTCCCGCAATACTGAAATGAGGTGGTTTATTGCCTATACTTTCCCGAAAGCAGAACATAAAGCTGCTGAAAAACTACAAGCAATGGACGTGACTTGCTTTTTACCATTACATAAAGTAGTAAGAGTCTGGAGCGACAGAAAGAAAGTGATGTCCGTTCCGCTCTTCCCGAATTATATCTTTATTTATACCACTTTAAGCCGGTTGAGTGAATTGCTGCGATTCCGGGAGCTGGTGAGTTTCGTAACATTTGATGGGGAAGCAGTGACGGTGAAGGAAAGCCTGGTCAATTCCCTTAAAATGGTGATGGGCTACGAAGTGACAGTGGAAACTTTTCGTCATCATCCGGGAACACCGGTAAAAATTATCGAAGGTCCTTTGGCTGGTGTGGAAGGAATACTGGAGAAATATAAAGGAACCAGCAGGTTGACGTTGCAGATTCAGGCCCTGCACCGTACGGTATCGGTGGAAGTATCCTGTGATACGGTAATTATTGCCTGA
- a CDS encoding TonB-dependent receptor domain-containing protein: protein MKSVIWTLLLFSFVLPVKGQYIVTGKIADDKGKSLEFVNIVIKKDAAIIATLLSDSAGHFKTTGLPAALYQLTFHRYDCDPQQLSVQLTADTVITIRLPYKAKQLKEVVVAGAKPIIERKIDRLVFNVENAVAASGGDALDALKITPGIQVQNDQISMVGKGRVKVMINDRIIQLSGEELSNFLATIKSDNIQSIEVISNPPARYDAQGNSGLVNIKLKKAAVNSWNAALTGTYTQATYGTGGGAGSFSYQKNKLSFTANIDYKEGNRDRTEKDRINYPDQSWNTDFHKTVFTRATGINAGIDYQLTKRWSMGAQYLGSFSRPGVTEEDEGILTNRHTGKTDSLINTAAASKRVINAASLNWHSDIVLSRTGSKLLLNVDYFGYNNNVDRTFSTQNTWPNGKPIEGSFVSTNNTGQQDIKNYAARADIDMPLKWIKLSYGGKLSRIESHNDLSFYNTTTGVSILDPGKSNVFNYKEQTEALYISGNRKFSRIWEAQAGLRMENTRIEGVSVTYNQVNTNNYLQLFPTFYLAYTPNKVHSFSASYGRRIERPGYASLNPFRFYSSPYNYSEGNPALAPQYANNIEIKHAFKEYLYTTLFFLNETNGFGEVPFVDDKTQMQYFTQLNYFTYNSAGLSEAFSIPGVRWWENDHRVDVFYAASRFTKAVKLDNTTTWGCMFSTANTFLLNSNGTLKGSVNFWYRSPRNDLLYTNKGRASLDLALKYQLLKNNLLLALIAQDVLRTDERTATTYTGNVEQRYYSYFDNRQVRITVTYKLGNKKIAVKNRKFGNEEEKKRAQ from the coding sequence ATGAAATCCGTCATATGGACCCTGTTGTTATTTTCGTTTGTGCTACCCGTAAAAGGTCAGTATATCGTGACTGGTAAGATAGCAGATGACAAAGGGAAATCCCTGGAGTTTGTGAATATTGTGATTAAAAAAGACGCCGCAATAATAGCTACCTTATTATCTGACAGTGCCGGGCACTTTAAAACAACCGGCTTGCCAGCAGCGCTCTACCAGCTGACGTTTCATCGGTATGACTGTGATCCGCAGCAATTATCTGTTCAGCTAACAGCAGATACGGTTATCACGATAAGATTGCCCTATAAAGCAAAGCAGCTGAAGGAAGTAGTGGTGGCAGGCGCCAAACCGATCATTGAAAGGAAGATTGACCGGCTGGTGTTTAATGTGGAAAATGCGGTAGCAGCTTCCGGAGGAGATGCCCTCGACGCCCTGAAAATAACACCTGGCATACAGGTCCAAAATGACCAGATATCGATGGTCGGAAAAGGACGGGTAAAAGTAATGATCAACGACCGTATCATTCAGTTGTCCGGAGAAGAGCTGAGTAATTTTCTCGCTACCATCAAAAGTGATAATATACAAAGTATTGAAGTCATCAGTAATCCGCCTGCCAGATATGATGCGCAGGGTAACAGCGGTCTGGTAAACATCAAACTCAAAAAGGCAGCTGTAAACAGTTGGAATGCAGCCCTCACAGGTACCTATACCCAGGCTACCTACGGAACAGGCGGAGGCGCCGGCAGTTTCAGCTACCAGAAAAATAAATTGTCCTTTACCGCGAATATAGATTACAAAGAAGGGAACCGGGACAGAACAGAAAAAGACCGGATCAATTATCCGGATCAGTCCTGGAATACCGACTTTCATAAGACCGTATTCACCCGTGCTACGGGCATCAATGCCGGTATCGACTATCAGCTGACGAAACGCTGGTCTATGGGCGCACAGTACCTGGGCAGCTTTAGCAGACCAGGTGTCACCGAAGAAGATGAAGGGATACTCACCAATCGGCATACCGGAAAAACCGACTCATTGATCAATACGGCCGCAGCGAGTAAACGGGTGATCAATGCTGCTTCTTTGAACTGGCATTCGGATATTGTCCTGTCACGTACCGGTAGTAAACTGTTGTTAAACGTAGACTACTTTGGTTATAACAATAATGTGGACAGAACTTTCAGTACGCAAAACACCTGGCCCAACGGGAAACCGATAGAAGGTAGCTTTGTATCCACCAACAACACAGGCCAACAGGATATCAAGAACTATGCAGCGAGAGCAGATATAGACATGCCGTTGAAATGGATAAAGCTGTCATACGGGGGAAAGCTGTCCCGGATCGAAAGCCACAACGACCTGAGTTTTTACAATACTACTACTGGCGTATCCATACTGGACCCTGGGAAAAGTAACGTATTTAACTATAAAGAGCAGACAGAAGCCCTCTATATTTCAGGTAACCGGAAATTTAGCCGGATATGGGAAGCACAGGCAGGATTGCGGATGGAGAATACCCGGATAGAAGGTGTTTCTGTGACCTATAACCAGGTGAACACAAACAATTATCTGCAATTGTTTCCGACTTTCTACCTGGCATATACGCCGAATAAGGTCCATTCCTTTTCAGCGAGCTATGGCCGCCGGATCGAACGGCCCGGATATGCCAGCCTGAATCCGTTCCGGTTTTATTCCAGCCCGTATAACTATTCGGAGGGAAACCCGGCGCTGGCGCCACAATACGCCAACAACATCGAAATAAAACACGCATTTAAAGAATATCTGTACACTACCTTATTCTTCCTCAATGAAACAAATGGATTTGGAGAAGTACCTTTTGTAGATGACAAAACCCAAATGCAATACTTTACCCAGCTGAATTACTTTACCTATAATTCAGCCGGTCTTTCAGAAGCATTCAGCATCCCGGGAGTACGGTGGTGGGAAAATGATCACAGGGTGGATGTCTTCTATGCTGCTTCCCGGTTTACGAAAGCCGTGAAACTGGATAATACAACCACGTGGGGGTGTATGTTTTCAACCGCCAACACTTTTCTGCTGAATAGTAACGGAACGTTGAAAGGATCCGTAAACTTTTGGTACAGAAGTCCGCGAAATGATCTGTTGTACACCAATAAAGGCCGGGCCAGCCTGGACCTGGCGCTAAAATACCAGTTGCTGAAAAACAACCTGCTGCTGGCGCTCATTGCCCAGGATGTACTCAGAACAGATGAACGTACGGCTACTACCTATACCGGAAATGTGGAACAACGTTACTATAGCTACTTTGATAACCGACAGGTAAGAATAACGGTGACGTATAAACTGGGTAATAAGAAAATAGCCGTGAAGAACCGGAAGTTTGGTAATGAAGAAGAGAAGAAAAGGGCCCAGTAA
- a CDS encoding cysteine peptidase family C39 domain-containing protein, whose protein sequence is MNFIPQHDQMDCGPACLAMVAGAYGKKYSLQYLRDHSFLTREGVTLSGISEAAQKIGLEALSVKMPVEDFAGMPLPCILHWNQNHFVVLYEIKKKPRRVEKYIR, encoded by the coding sequence ATGAATTTTATTCCCCAACACGACCAGATGGACTGTGGCCCGGCCTGTTTAGCGATGGTAGCCGGCGCGTATGGTAAAAAGTATTCACTGCAGTATTTAAGGGATCATTCTTTCCTGACACGTGAGGGGGTAACCTTGAGCGGGATCAGCGAAGCTGCGCAAAAGATAGGGCTGGAAGCACTTTCTGTTAAAATGCCGGTGGAAGATTTCGCCGGTATGCCATTACCATGTATTCTGCACTGGAATCAGAACCATTTTGTGGTTTTGTATGAAATAAAAAAAAAGCCTCGTCGGGTCGAAAAATATATAAGATAG
- a CDS encoding peptidase domain-containing ABC transporter, giving the protein MFLLLLMGSCISLGLPFLTKNLIDKGVSAKNLSLISLLLLAQLGLFLGTVVIGIIRNWLTLRVGARINITIISDYLKKVLQLPVRFFETKMMGDFNQRIQDHERIESFLTSQSLLTVFSILTFSAFLVVLCYYDFTILLVYVLLTMMSVGWSYYFLRKRRILNYYRFQRRSENQEAVLEMLSGVTEMKLNGFENFKRRRWEQLQEKLFQINMRILKQDQLQSSVFDMLNHLKNVLATFLAAIYTVKGAMTLGELLSVSFIIGQMNAPVSQLITFFRSLQDAKLSLERLAEVEQHPEEWQPDQIGMEHTYEAVLPEEERGIYLSDLSFRYGSAASPLVLKDINLFIPEGKVTAIVGASGSGKTTLLKLLLKFYAPVKGNIHINHCNLQDIESASLRDHCGVVMQDGFIYSDTIERNIVTADEKPDAQRFANAVRMANVKEFIQSLPLKEKTKIGAAGNNISGGQKQRILIARAVYKNPDYVFLDEATSALDAENERVIHDNLTGFFQGKTVVIIAHRLSTVKNADQVIVLKNGRVVEQGYHQQLVQHKGEYFNLIKNQLELGV; this is encoded by the coding sequence ATGTTCCTGTTGTTGCTGATGGGCAGCTGTATCTCGCTGGGGTTACCCTTTCTGACGAAAAATCTGATAGATAAAGGCGTCTCAGCTAAAAATCTGTCGCTTATCAGTCTGTTACTGCTGGCACAGCTGGGGCTATTCCTGGGTACTGTGGTCATTGGCATCATTCGTAACTGGCTCACATTGCGGGTGGGCGCCAGAATAAATATTACCATCATTTCAGATTACCTGAAAAAAGTGTTGCAATTACCGGTCAGGTTTTTTGAAACCAAAATGATGGGAGATTTTAATCAGCGTATCCAGGATCACGAAAGAATAGAATCGTTCCTCACTTCCCAAAGTCTCCTCACCGTTTTTTCCATCCTTACTTTCTCCGCCTTTCTGGTGGTACTGTGTTATTACGATTTCACCATCTTGTTGGTATATGTGCTGCTAACGATGATGTCGGTGGGCTGGTCCTACTATTTTTTAAGAAAACGGAGAATCCTGAACTACTATCGGTTTCAACGCCGCAGCGAGAACCAGGAGGCCGTACTTGAAATGCTCAGCGGGGTCACGGAAATGAAACTGAATGGCTTCGAAAACTTTAAACGCAGAAGATGGGAGCAACTGCAGGAGAAACTCTTTCAGATCAATATGCGGATATTGAAACAGGATCAGTTGCAATCCTCGGTGTTTGATATGCTCAACCACCTGAAAAATGTACTGGCTACTTTTCTCGCCGCAATTTATACGGTAAAAGGAGCCATGACACTGGGAGAATTGCTGAGTGTATCGTTTATCATTGGTCAGATGAATGCGCCGGTGAGCCAGCTGATTACCTTTTTCCGCTCCCTGCAGGATGCTAAACTGAGCCTGGAAAGACTGGCGGAAGTGGAACAGCATCCGGAAGAGTGGCAGCCGGATCAGATAGGTATGGAACATACCTATGAAGCAGTATTGCCGGAAGAAGAGAGAGGCATTTACCTGTCTGATCTCAGCTTCCGTTATGGTAGTGCCGCATCGCCTTTGGTCTTGAAAGATATTAACCTCTTTATACCGGAAGGGAAAGTAACCGCCATTGTAGGCGCCAGCGGCAGTGGAAAAACAACCCTGCTGAAATTATTGCTGAAGTTCTATGCGCCGGTAAAAGGAAATATCCATATCAACCATTGTAATCTGCAGGATATTGAATCTGCCAGCCTCCGGGATCATTGCGGTGTGGTGATGCAGGATGGTTTCATTTATTCCGATACCATAGAACGAAACATTGTCACCGCTGATGAAAAGCCGGATGCACAACGCTTTGCGAATGCTGTCCGGATGGCGAATGTAAAAGAGTTTATACAGTCTTTACCACTAAAAGAAAAAACCAAAATAGGTGCGGCAGGTAATAATATCTCCGGCGGACAAAAGCAAAGGATCCTCATTGCAAGAGCCGTATACAAAAATCCGGACTACGTATTTTTAGATGAAGCTACCAGTGCATTGGATGCTGAAAATGAAAGAGTCATCCACGATAACCTCACGGGATTCTTTCAGGGCAAAACCGTGGTGATCATCGCCCACAGGCTGTCTACCGTGAAAAATGCCGACCAGGTGATTGTCCTGAAAAATGGTCGGGTAGTAGAACAAGGATATCACCAGCAACTGGTACAGCATAAAGGAGAATATTTTAACCTCATTAAAAATCAGCTGGAGTTGGGTGTATAG
- a CDS encoding zinc-dependent metalloprotease, translating into MKFQLKHLFPCLCCCSLLLLSCKKENTPAATSHSTDLLQQIKAAGFSTNGIIKTAEGYIVEGDILLTEKDLQTKPVSPNLLIAKTEQYRTNNLIAISGSREITISVSGLPAAYITAADAAIARYNALQLRLTFRRVASGSNVDIQNASLPAGVLGVSAGFPDAQGNPPSPIKLNAGYIGSSPSIGFLTTLIAHEIGHTIGFRHTDYFNRNYSCGFSNPSNEGDAGVGAINIPGTPTAEDPNSWMLACTSTQTDRPFNANDQIALKSLYGPLPIVGIGGYDVLSDADLSFAFDYNSTGKEDHLVLYRAGSGVLFVVKNTNGNFTPAFQTFQGLAGYNLLSPLDRVIPFDYNSSGKKDHLVIYRPGSGVLFILKNTNGNFTQVFQTFQGLGDYNLLSQNDKVFAFDYNSTGKADHLAIYRPGSQVLFILKNTNGNFTQVFQTFQGLGGYDLLSSKDLAFPFDYNSNGKEDHLVIYRPGEGVLYVLRNTNGNFSPVFQTHQGLGGYNLLSDKDRIETFDFTGNGKKDHLAIYRPGDGIIYFISNTNGSFSNVWSSHQGIGGYNLASPKDKVFAFDYTSSGKSDHLALYRPGDGVFYILSNSNGAFNRIY; encoded by the coding sequence ATGAAATTTCAGTTAAAGCACCTATTTCCTTGTTTATGCTGCTGTAGCCTGTTACTACTGTCCTGTAAAAAGGAAAACACACCTGCTGCCACCAGCCACTCAACAGATCTCCTGCAACAGATCAAGGCTGCAGGCTTTAGTACCAACGGCATTATCAAAACAGCAGAAGGCTATATTGTGGAAGGAGATATACTCCTCACTGAAAAAGACCTACAGACAAAACCGGTATCTCCGAATCTCCTGATTGCTAAAACAGAACAATACCGGACCAACAACCTGATTGCTATTTCCGGCAGCCGGGAAATCACTATTTCTGTATCAGGCTTACCGGCAGCCTATATTACGGCAGCCGATGCCGCTATTGCACGGTATAACGCGCTGCAACTCCGGCTTACCTTCCGGCGCGTCGCCTCCGGTAGTAATGTAGATATTCAGAATGCCAGTCTGCCAGCCGGTGTACTGGGCGTATCTGCCGGCTTCCCGGATGCCCAGGGAAACCCACCCAGTCCGATAAAACTCAATGCCGGTTACATAGGCAGTAGTCCGTCTATCGGGTTTCTCACCACGCTCATTGCGCATGAAATAGGACATACGATTGGATTCCGGCATACGGACTACTTCAACAGAAATTATAGTTGCGGATTCTCTAATCCAAGCAATGAAGGAGATGCTGGTGTAGGCGCCATTAATATTCCGGGCACACCTACGGCAGAAGATCCTAACAGCTGGATGCTGGCCTGTACCAGTACCCAGACTGACCGGCCTTTTAATGCCAATGACCAGATTGCACTGAAAAGCCTCTATGGTCCCTTACCCATTGTAGGTATTGGTGGATATGATGTATTATCTGATGCCGATCTTTCTTTTGCCTTTGACTACAACAGCACTGGTAAAGAAGATCACCTCGTATTATACCGCGCCGGCTCTGGTGTACTGTTTGTAGTAAAAAATACGAATGGCAATTTTACGCCGGCGTTTCAAACCTTCCAGGGACTTGCCGGATACAATCTCCTGTCTCCCTTAGACCGGGTAATTCCTTTTGACTATAATAGCAGCGGTAAAAAAGATCACCTCGTCATTTACCGCCCCGGCTCCGGCGTACTGTTTATCCTGAAAAATACGAACGGGAATTTTACACAGGTATTTCAAACTTTTCAGGGACTGGGTGACTATAACCTGCTTTCCCAAAATGATAAGGTATTTGCCTTTGATTACAACAGCACCGGTAAAGCAGACCACCTGGCTATCTACCGCCCCGGTTCACAAGTCTTGTTTATCCTGAAAAATACCAACGGAAATTTCACTCAGGTATTTCAAACCTTTCAGGGGCTGGGTGGCTATGACTTGCTTTCCTCCAAAGACCTGGCCTTCCCGTTTGATTACAACAGCAACGGCAAAGAAGATCACCTGGTAATTTACCGCCCCGGTGAAGGTGTGCTGTACGTCCTGAGAAATACGAATGGAAATTTCTCACCGGTCTTCCAAACCCATCAGGGATTGGGAGGTTATAACCTGCTTTCTGATAAAGACCGCATAGAAACCTTCGACTTTACCGGCAATGGCAAGAAAGATCACCTGGCCATTTACCGCCCCGGTGACGGCATCATCTACTTTATCAGCAATACGAATGGCAGCTTCAGTAATGTCTGGAGCTCCCATCAGGGAATTGGTGGCTACAACCTGGCCTCTCCCAAGGATAAAGTATTTGCCTTTGACTATACCAGCAGCGGAAAATCTGACCACCTGGCCTTGTACAGACCTGGCGACGGGGTATTTTATATTCTGAGCAACAGCAACGGTGCGTTTAACAGGATTTATTAA
- a CDS encoding PepSY-associated TM helix domain-containing protein: MSNVKNVKRWFLIHKWTSLVCTVFLLMLCLTGLPLIFHEEIAEWEGKMPAAPEMPAGTPKISLDKIVEQGQQQRPNEVIRYVFWNEETPNQVILSMADSLQSAPEVSNLVVLDERTAQLLHEPELQEGFMYVMLKLHVDMFAGILGKLFLGLMGMCFLVAIVSGVMLYGPIMRRFNFGMIRRDKSTRLKWLDMHNLLGIVVLSWTLVVGFTGVINTLSDVVVFLWQSGQLKEMAAPYENKPAITGKLSSLQEAVQVATAVAPDMKPSVVAFPGTMFSSKHHYAVFMRGATPLTSKLIKPVLVDAQTGKLTDTRSMPWYVNALFISQPLHFGDYGGIPLKIIWALFDVATIVILISGLYLWLARRKATAARIDRIQSEALLQASIKETEI; the protein is encoded by the coding sequence ATGTCAAACGTAAAGAATGTAAAACGTTGGTTCCTGATACATAAGTGGACCAGCCTGGTATGTACCGTCTTTTTATTAATGTTGTGCCTGACGGGGCTGCCATTGATTTTCCACGAAGAAATTGCGGAATGGGAAGGGAAGATGCCCGCCGCACCGGAAATGCCGGCAGGTACCCCAAAGATTAGTCTGGATAAAATAGTGGAACAAGGGCAGCAGCAACGTCCCAATGAAGTGATTCGATATGTTTTCTGGAATGAGGAAACACCCAACCAGGTCATACTGAGTATGGCAGACTCGTTGCAGTCGGCGCCGGAAGTCAGTAACCTCGTGGTGCTGGATGAGCGGACCGCCCAATTATTGCATGAGCCGGAGCTACAGGAAGGTTTTATGTACGTGATGCTGAAATTACACGTGGACATGTTCGCAGGTATCCTGGGCAAATTGTTTCTGGGATTGATGGGGATGTGTTTCCTGGTGGCCATCGTTTCCGGTGTGATGTTATATGGGCCCATCATGCGCCGGTTTAATTTCGGCATGATTCGCCGGGATAAATCTACCCGCCTCAAATGGCTCGACATGCATAACCTGCTGGGAATCGTAGTACTGTCCTGGACATTGGTGGTAGGATTTACAGGGGTCATTAATACCTTGTCGGATGTAGTGGTGTTTTTATGGCAATCTGGTCAGCTGAAAGAGATGGCAGCGCCCTATGAAAATAAGCCCGCCATCACTGGAAAACTGAGTTCACTCCAGGAGGCGGTGCAAGTGGCAACTGCTGTGGCGCCGGATATGAAACCTTCGGTGGTTGCCTTTCCAGGTACGATGTTTTCCAGTAAGCATCATTATGCGGTGTTTATGCGGGGCGCTACACCCTTAACATCTAAACTGATTAAGCCTGTATTGGTGGATGCGCAAACCGGTAAGCTGACAGATACGCGATCCATGCCATGGTATGTGAATGCGCTGTTTATTTCTCAGCCGCTGCATTTCGGGGATTATGGGGGTATACCATTGAAAATCATCTGGGCGCTCTTTGATGTGGCCACTATTGTTATACTGATTTCAGGGCTGTATCTATGGCTGGCCCGGCGAAAAGCTACCGCCGCCCGGATCGACCGGATTCAAAGCGAAGCATTGTTACAGGCAAGTATAAAAGAAACGGAAATATGA
- a CDS encoding alpha/beta fold hydrolase, with protein MSEKENLSSITFTHGMAVIDPALRIHYVEAGSGDRVIVLLHGFPQTWWEWRLLIPGLVGAGYRVIVPDYRGAGASWRPLTGYDKRTMAGDIHKVIKEQLQIESPVILIGHDIGLMVAYAYAQEYREDVSHLIVIDAIIPGTAVFDRIRSDHRVWHFSFHAVRDVPELLIAGRERKYLQAFFNARIFNVGAITEEDIDLFAAIYAAPGALRAGLELYRAFDQDILDNRATLQKKGKLTIPVLAVGGDISTSGPIMKEMAEEVATQVIGVRIPNTGHWIVEENPAALLDAVLDFLAR; from the coding sequence ATGTCTGAAAAAGAAAATCTGAGCAGTATAACATTCACACATGGTATGGCGGTGATTGACCCTGCTTTGCGGATTCATTATGTGGAAGCTGGCAGTGGCGATCGGGTAATTGTATTGTTGCATGGCTTTCCGCAAACGTGGTGGGAATGGCGATTACTGATCCCTGGCTTAGTCGGCGCCGGGTATCGGGTTATTGTGCCGGATTACCGCGGTGCGGGTGCTTCCTGGCGTCCACTTACCGGATACGATAAGCGTACTATGGCCGGCGATATTCATAAAGTGATAAAAGAGCAGCTGCAGATCGAAAGCCCCGTAATTTTAATCGGCCATGATATAGGGCTGATGGTAGCATACGCATATGCGCAGGAATACCGGGAAGATGTTTCGCATTTGATTGTAATAGATGCAATCATTCCAGGTACAGCTGTTTTTGATCGCATCCGCTCTGATCACCGGGTGTGGCACTTTTCATTTCATGCTGTTCGGGATGTACCGGAATTATTGATCGCCGGTCGTGAACGGAAATATTTGCAGGCATTTTTTAATGCCCGGATATTTAATGTAGGCGCCATCACGGAGGAAGATATCGATTTGTTTGCCGCCATCTATGCCGCGCCAGGCGCACTTCGGGCTGGTTTAGAATTGTATCGTGCCTTTGATCAGGATATCCTCGACAACCGGGCAACGCTGCAGAAAAAAGGCAAACTCACCATTCCGGTGCTGGCAGTTGGCGGCGATATCAGTACCAGCGGCCCAATCATGAAGGAAATGGCCGAAGAAGTTGCCACACAGGTGATTGGCGTGCGTATACCGAATACAGGGCATTGGATCGTGGAAGAGAATCCTGCTGCATTACTGGACGCCGTACTGGATTTTTTAGCCCGATAA